A region of the Myxococcus guangdongensis genome:
CAAGCCGCTGCTGGTGACCTCCGGCGTGGCACGGCTGACGCCCGGCCGCGTCCCCACCGAGGCCGACATGCCTGTCGACCACCCCGACTATCCGCGCCGCTCGGAGAGCGCGGCCATGCTGCTGGCCGAGCGCGGCGTCCGCGCGGCCACGGTGCGGCTGCCTCCCTCGGTCCATGGCGTGGGGGACCACGGCTTCGTGCCCTTCCTGATTCAGCTGGCGCGCGAGAAGGGCGTCTCGGCGTACCTCGGAGAGGGCACCAATCGCTGGTCCGCCGTGCACGTGTCGGATGCCGGTCGGCTGTATCGACTGGCGCTGGAGCACGGCGTGAGCGAGCGCACCTATCACGCCATCGCGGAGGAAGGCGTCGCCCTGCGCGACATCGCGCGCGTCATCGGCCGCCGCCTGGGCGTGCCCGTCGAGCCGCGTGGCCGCGAGCACTTCGGCTGGCTCGCGAACTTCTCCTTGGCCGACATGCCCGCATCGAGCGAACGCACCCGGAGCGTGCTGGGATGGCACCCCTCCGGACCGGCGTTGCTCGCGGACATCGAGCATCCCGACTACTGACAGGATTGAGGAAGCGCGGACGGGCCAGCCTCGCCCGTCCGCGCCGTCCTCGCGCGACTACAGCTCGATGGGCGGGAGGGCCTCTCCCATCTCGCCCGGATTGTCTCCACGGTGGTCTGAATGATTGAGCCCGAGCTGCCCGCTGTGATTGGCGCCCCAGCACTTGACGCTGCCCTCATCGAAGGTGGCGCACGTGTGGTGGGCTCCCGCCGCGAGGGACGTCACGGCACGACCCGCCCCCAGATTGACCCGAGGCAGCGCGTCGCCCATTTCGCCCGGTTCACCGCCGCGGTTGTTCCAATCACCGAGCCCGAGCTGACCCGCGTAGCCGCCGCCCCAGCACTTGACGGAGCCATCATCCAGCAGCGCGCATGCGTAGATGCTGCCGACGGTGAGCGTCTTCGCGGTCCGCCCCGTCCCCAGGTCGACTCGCGGCAATCCATCTCCCATCTCACCCGCGTCATCTCCCCGGTGCACCTTGTCACCAAGGCCGAGCGCGCCGTACGGGTTGCCGCCCCAGCACTTGATGGAACCGTCATCGAGCAGCGCGCACGTGGAGTGCTCACGGGCGGCGATGGCCTTCGCGGTCCGCCCCGTGCCCAGGTTCACCCGAGGCAGTGCGTCGCCCATCTCACCCGGGCCATCTCCGCGGACCACCTTGTCGCCGAGCCCCAGCTGTCCCCATGCGTTCTCGCCCCAGCACTTGACGGAATCGTCATCCAGGAGCGCGCACGTGTGACGGCCTCCCGCGGCGAGCGCCTTCGCGGTGCGCCCCGTGCCGAGGTTCACGGCAGGCAGCGCGTTGCCCATCTCACCAGGGCCATCTCCGCGAGGCTGCGTATCACCGAGCCCGAGCCTCCCATCCCAGTTGTCGCCCCAGCACTTGACCGCGCCGTCGTCGAGGATGGCGCACAGGTGCTTCAGACCGCTGACGAGCGTCTTCGCGGTCCGCCCCGTGCCGAGGTCCACCCGGGGCAACGCGTCGCCCATCTCACCCGGGCCATCTCCGCGACGCTGCGTGTCGCCGAGCCCCAGCTGCCCCTGCTCACTGTCACCCCAGCACTTGACCGCGCCTCCTTCCAGGAGCGCGCAGCTGAAGCCGTCACCCAGGCCCATCATCGCCACCCGCACGTCCGTGCCCACGCGGACGAAGGGGAGGTTGCTCATCAGGTTGGAGGCGCGACCGTCTCCTCGGTCGTCGGCGTGCTCGAGCCCGAGCTGCCCCATGCCGTTCTTTCCCCAGCACTTGAGGCGTCCATCCGTGAAGACGGCGCAGGTGGTCCCCGCGCCGGCGAAGATTGACCTCACCGCATAGCCACGCACACGCACGTCGACCGAGCCGGTCCCGGTCGCGCCGTGGGTGTCCGCCACCTGGTAGTCGAAGCGGGCGGCGCCGACGAACCCCGACGCGGGCGTGAACCGCACGGCGTCACCGACGAGCTCGACCGTGCCGTTGCGCGCATTCGAGACGCCCGTCAACGCCAACGCATCCCCCTCCACATCCCCGTCATTGAAGAGGAGCGTCGCCGCGGGGATGCGCTGCGCGACATCCACGCTCGCCAGGACTGAATCCGCGACGGCCACGGGAGCGTCATTCACCGGGTTGACGGTGACGCGCACTGTCGCGGTGCTGAAACTGGCCCTGTCGGTGACCCGGTACTGGAATGTCGCCGTCCCGAAGAAGTTCGCCTCCGGCGTGAAGGTGACGTTCTGTCCGTCCAGCGTCACGCTGCCATGCGTGTCCGAGAAGGCGCCTTCCACCAGGAGGTCGTCGGTGTCGACGTCGATGTCGTTCGCGACGAGCGTGGCGACCGGGATGACCAGCACGGTGTCCTCGTCCGTGCTCACGGTATCGTCGACGGCCTGGGGGGCCTCGCCCACGATGATCGTCACCGTGGCGCTGGTGGTGCCGGCCCCATTCCTGACGGTGTACTGGAAGGTCGCCGACCCGGTGAAGTCCGCCTCAGGGGTGAAGTCGATCTCTCCGCCGTCGATCTCCACGGTGCAGTGCACCGCCGACCCCACGCCAGCGAGCCTGAACAGGAAGCCGTCGCCCATGTGGTCGTTCGCGGTGAGTTCGTCCTGCTTGATGTACCGCGGGGTGTTCCTCCGCGCGTACACGGTGTCGGCGACGGCGACTGGCGCGTCCTCCACGGAGTTGACCGTGACGGCCACCGTCGCGGTGTGCGTCAAGAGCCCGTCGCTGACGGTGTACTCGAAGCTCGCGGCCCCGAAGAAGTTCGCCTCCGGGGTGAAGGTGACGTTGCCACCCGCCAGCGTCACCGTGCCATGCGTCGCGGCGCCGACGCCCGACACCAGGAGGACATCACCGTCGACATCCGTGTCGTTGGCGAGGAGCGTGGCCGTCGGGATGACCACCGCGACATCCTCATCCGTACTGGCGCTGTCCCCCACCGCGACGGGGGCATCGTTCACGGCGTTGACCGTGACGGTGGCCACCGCGGTGTCCGTCAGGCGGCCATCCCCCACCGTGTACTCGAACGTCGCGGTCCCGAAGAAGTCCGTCTCCGGGGTGAAGGTGACGGTGCCGCCCACCAGCGTCACACCACCGTGGGTCGCCTTGCCGACGGCGGTCACCGTCAGCGCATCGCCGTCCGCGTCGGCGTCGTTGGAGACGAGCGACGCGCCGGGAATCACCAGGGCGGTGTCCTCGTCGGTCGTCAGCAGGTCGTCCTGCGCGGACGGGGCCCTGTTGGCGGTAGGAGGAGGTGGTGGTTTCTCATCCTCTTTTCCTCCGCACGCGGCGAGGGCCACGGAGAGCAGCAGGATGGAGCTCCGAAGGCCGGGGAGGAACCCCGGGGTGCGGTCCCAATTCCGCGACAAGGCAACGGACGAAAGTCTCAGGTACGAACGAACGCGTTGGTGCTTCACAAGCCCCCTCACAGGAAGAAGCACCCCGGGTCCGGAGAAAACCGGAGGGGTGCTGTCCCCATAACGGAGCCCGACATCGCAGGTCGCACCGACAATCGCTTCACTCGACATCCAGGCGCGGGAGGCCACGTCGAGCGACGCCTCGGCCTCACGGCGCAGGTTCGCCTCACCCTCCGCCAGGCCGCAGCCCGCTGGGGACACGTTCCGGGACGGTTCGGTCGAAGGCGCCGTCGGAGAGCGCTTCGAAGAAGGCGCGCAGGTCGTCTCCGCCCCCGAGCGGTGGCTCGACGTCCCCCTCGAGCAGCGGGTCGGTGACCTCCAGGTTGTGATAGAAGTCGATCGACTCATCGAGCGTCTTCACGGAGCCGTTGTGCATGTACGGCGCGGTGAGGGTGACCATGCGAAGCGTGGGCGTGCGGAACTGCCCCGCTCCGTCTCCGAGGTCGGGCGCCTGGGACGCACCGGGCGCCACCGGCAGGCGGTGCAGCTTGAAGTCAGACAGCATCGGACCCGAGTGGCAGCGCGAGCACCCTTGCGCGACGAATCCGTGCATGCCTCGAATCTGGGACGGAGTCATCGCGTTGTCGTCGCCCGCCAGATAGCGGTCGAACGACGTGGGGGTCGGCACCAGGGTCCGCTCGAATGCGGCGATGGCCCTGGCCAGCGTCGTCTCGCTGATTCCCCGAGGGCCGAACGCCGCGTCGAACATGTCGACGTACTCCGGGATGCCGGACAGGCGCCTCACGAGCTCCTCGAGGATTTCGTCCTCGGCGAAAGCCGGGCCTCGCATCTCGAGCGCGTTCTTGAGCGGCCCGAGCACCTGCGCTTCGAGCGAGGCTGTCCGATGGTCCCAGAACATCGGCGCGTCCTCGGGCAGGACACTGCCCTCCGTGGTCAGTCCATTGAAGGCGGTGAAGAGCACCGACAGGGAGTTGCGACCGACACGCGCGCCAGGCCCATCCGCGCGCGCCCGTCCCACACCCCGGCCACCGACGCCGACCGAGACAGCGAGCCCATCGCTGTATCCGAAGTCCGGGTGGTGGCAACTGGCACAGGCGACGTCGCGATTGCCCGAGAGTAGAGGGTCCCAGAACAAGGCCCTCCCGAGTTCGACGACCTCCGGGCGGGTCGGATTGTCGGCGGGCGCGGGGACGACGAGCGGGAGCGACGAGAGGGTCTCGCTCGGCGCGGGCGTCAGGGTGCAGCCGACGAGCAGCGCGGAAAGACACAACACGGGTCGAAACGTCACAGCGCCACCCCGAGCCATGCGCTGGCATACCCACGATTCGGGACGGACTCCGAGCCGGTGTAGACCTTGTAGTACGAGGTCGGCAGGACGATGTGGTCCCAACCCACGCCGAACTCGAACCGCTGGAGGATTCGAACGCCGATGGCGGCGTCGGCGGACAGCACCGCGCCGAAGTCGGTGGCGCTCGCGGTTCGTTGGAGCAACACGAGGCGGACATGTTCGACGTGTCCCGTCGTTCCGACCCCGAGCTGAAGCCATGGGGACACCGGAGCGCTCGGCCAGGGCGAGGCGCGAACCCCCGCGCCGACCTTCACGAGATATCGCTGTGCGCCCTCGAAGAAGAGCGCGCCGACCTCACCCCGGGCGACCCCTTGGAAATGGCGTCCGAGCGGCCAGCCCACCGTCACTCCCACGAGCGGTCCGGGGAGCTCGTAGATGAGGAACATCGGGAAAGCGACCCCGCCCCGCAGTGTCACCTCGAGGGCGGACGACTCCTCGACTCCGTCGTGTCCGGCCCCAGCGTGCGCGAGACGCGCGCCCAGGAGGGACCACACCAACGGAACCGACACGAGAGCGCCGCCGAGCTTCTGCCTGTACGCGAACCCCATGCGCCCTGGGCTCTCATGGCGAGCAGCCCATGGCCATCCATCTCCGACCAGCCGTTCCCCGCTTCGGACGAGCAGGGGGCGCGTTCGGACGAACCGTCGACCGCGACCCTCCTCGCGACAGACCTGCCGTCTACTGCAGGTCGCAGCCGGGGATGCAGTAATTCACGTTGATGAGCGTGCGCGAGGCGGCCAGGTTCGACTGACAGCCGGCGTACTGCGTGGCGGGGGTGGCCTGGATGCGCGAGGCGCCGCACTTCACGACACAGGCGCGGATGTTCTCGAACCAGTAGATGAGGTCGTTGTTCGGGCAGTGGGGCGGGATGCCGATGCCCTGCTCCGTGCTCGCCATCGCGTCGCCCTCCGGCGCGTCGACCTCGGACTCGGCCGCACCACCGCAGGCCGCCAGGGAAAGGCTGCACATCGCGAACAGGGAAACGACGAGACGCTTGGCTTGCATGGCGACTCCTTCACGACAGGGGGAAGCGGAATCATGTCCCATCAGGCGCGCCTCGCGAAGCACGCCGCGCCCCAGACAGACGCGGCCTCCTCTTCACGACCTGTCGGATAGGCGACACCACGGATTTGCCATCACACGACACCGGCCACTAAAGCCACACAACCCCATCACCCCAAGCAGGAGTCCCACATGAAGCTCATTCCTTTCGTCTGCCTGACGCTCTCCCTGATGGCGTGCGGCGCGCCAGAGGCTGTTCAGCGGCAGGACCCCACGGAGACGGCCTCGCCCGAGGAGACGTGGACCCCAGAGGAGTCCACGGAGGTGTCCGCGCAGGCCTGCGTCAAGCGTTGCTCGGGCGGCCTCGCGGGAGGGCAGTCCTGCACGGCTGACTCCAACTGTGGCAAGACCTGCGCGAGCGGTCTCGCCGCGGGCCAGGCCTGTACCTCCAACGCCAACTGTGGACAGACGTGCTCGAGCGGCCTCGCCGCGGGACAGGCCTGTACCACCAACGCCAACTGTGGAAAGACGTGCTCGGGTGGAGCCGCCGCGGGCCAGGCCTGCACCTTTGACTCCAACTGCCCCAACGGGTTCTGCACGTCGCACGTCTGTGCGTCGCACGTCTGCGTGACGCACCTCTGCGTGACCTACTGCTGAGGCGGACCGCGCTCCGGTGCTCAGCCGTTCTTGAAGACCACGCGAATCAGCACCGCGGCGCCCAGGCACAGCAGGCCGAAAACCCCGGTGGCGATGGGCCCGACCCACGGGCCCGTCCCGGCGAAGTGGACCTTCTGCGTGCGAGGGTCCACTCGCAGCTTCACCGACTCCCCCAGCCGGTCCTCGACGTCCGTCCGGTCCATCTCCACCGGGGACTCGTGCGCGACGCCGTCGGTCTCGTACCGGACCCGGTACTGGTAGCAGGTATAGGTGCGTGAGCGGTTCTTGTTGTCCGTCCGGGTGCACTCCTGCTTTTGATGGCCGCTGATGACACCCGCGACATCCACCGCGTGCGTGTCGAAGTCATGGGCCGACCGCGCCAGGGACGCGCTGAGGACGAGCAGCAGCGCCCCGGCCACCCCGAACACCCCTGTTCCCAACCAAGTCACCGCGGCTCCTGTCCCGACTGTCGCGTGTCGGACCAGCCTACTCCAGCCGCTGGGGCCACCGCTCACCGAGCCTCGCTACCGCTCACCGAGCGCCACCACCACTCACGGAAGACTTCTCCAGACACGCCAACGGGGGACGAGAGTGACACCACCCCGTCTCGGAGGACCCCATGCCGCTCTCTCCCTTCGCCTCGACGCTGCTCGCCGTCTGGTTGTCCGCCGCTCCCAACGACGACGTGGCGGCCATCCGCGCGGCCGTCGCGGATTACACCGAGGGGGTGATGTCCGGCGACCTGGCACGACTCCAACGCACGTTCCATCCCGACTCGAAGCTCCTCTCCGTGGGGCCCGACGGCGCGCTCGCCACCTGGCCGGGCAACGACTACGTCCAGACCGCGGTGAAGAGCCCCTTCACCGGGCGCGAGAACGCAGTGCTCCAGGTGGACGTCGTCGGCAGCGCGGCGGTCGCCAAGGTGTCCGTGCGCACGGCGAAGTGGGACTTCACCGACTACATCTCCCTGCTCAAGTTGGAGGGCAGGTGGCGCATCGTGACCAAGGTGTACCACCGCGAGCCCCGGGCCGAGGCCCCGTCGCCCACCTCGCCCCCAGCCCCGCAACCCGTCCCGTCGGGGCCGCTCGCCGGACGCACCGTGGCGCTGCTCGTCACCCACGGCTTCAACCTGCCAGAGATGGTGGAGACGCGGCGCGCCCTGGAGGAGGCCGGCGCCCGGGTGGAGCTGGTGGCTCCGAAGCCGGGCACCGTGCGCGCGGACACCGCCGGAGGACAGGTGAGCGAGTTCCGGGTGGACCGCGCGCTCACGGAGGCTCGGCCGGACGCCTACCATGCGCTCTATCTTCCGGGAGGCACGCACAGCGCGGACAGCCTGCGGCTCGCCACGGGCGCCACGGAGTTCGTGCAGGGATTCCTCCGGGCGAAGAAGCCGGTGGCCGCCATCTGTCACGGGCTCTGGCTGCTCGCCGACGCGGGAGGCGTGAAGGGCCGCCGGGTGACGTCCTTCCCTTCCCTCCGGCGTGACCTGCAGAACGCGGGGGCCACCTGGGTGGATGAAGAGGTGGTGGTGGATGGACAGCTCGTCACCAGTCGCCGGCCGGCGGACCTGCCCGCCTTCAACCAACAGGTGGTGGCGCGCTTCGCCCGCCCTGCCGCGCCCTGAGCCGGCGACGTCACATTGTCGTGACACCCCCTGCACGCGACGACAACCGACAGAGCGGTGCTTTCCAGCCTGTCTCGTTCGCAACTACAGTTGAGGTCCCTGTAACGCAGGACTTCCACTGGAGGCCACATGTCATCGAGTCGGATGCGAATATTTGCCATCGCCGTGGTCGGCGCCGTCTTGGGGACTGCGCCCGCGCTGGCCTACGACCCCATCTGTGACCACAACTACTACGTGTGCATGACCGACGCGCAGAAGCGGCTGGATGAGTGGGACCGCTATTACGCCGAGCTCGAATGCATCCAGGCGTACGACACGTGCCGCGGCGTGCCGCTGGCGGCCAGCGAGAGCACCGGCCACGAGGACATCGCACCGTCCGCGACGGACAGCCACACCCAGGTCGCCGAGCAGGACGGCTGACCGTCAGACCAGGGGATGGCCCCCATCGACGCGCAGCACCTCGCCGGTGGTGAATCCATTCCCCATGAGGAACAGCGCGGCATGACCCACGTCGAGGGTCGTGCCGATGCGTCCCACGGGGAGCCGGCGCGCGTGCTGCTCGAACACCTGGCCCTTGGACTCCCCCACGATGGCATCCCAGACGGGGGTGTCGATCCATCCCGGTGACAGGGCATTCACGCGCACCGGCGCCAGCTCCAGGGCCCAGGCGCGCACCGCGGCCTCGATCGCACCATTCACCGCCGCGATGACCGAGCCGTTCGGCTTGGGGCGGAGGGAGGCAATCCCCGTGGTGAAGACGAGCGAGCCGCCGGGCTGGATTCGGGCATGGCTGGCGACATGGAACGCCGCCATGAGCTTGGAGTCGAAGATGCGGCGCGCGGCGGCGAAGTCCATCTCCCGGATGCCGAGGTAGCGCGCCTCCACCGCCGTCACGACGACGTGGTTCACGGGCCCGAGCGCCCCGAAGAGCTGGCGCACCGAGTCCTCGCTCGTGGCATCCACCGGACAGGTCCGCACCTGCTCCGGGCTCCCGAGCAGGTCCGCGGCTCGCGCCAGCTTCTCGGAGGAACGGCTCGCGAGCGTCACCGAGGCGCCTTGCGCCAGCGCGGCCCGCGCCACGCCGAGCCCGATGCCCGAGGAGCCGCCCACCACCACGACATGTTGTTGTTCGAGGGTCATGCCCCAGGACTACCGCGCGGCCCGGATTGCAACCATGGGATGATGTGGAATGCTTCATCCCATGAATGCAACGAGGGTCGACGAGAACCTGGGCCTCTTCGTAGCCGTGGCCCGACACCTGAGCTTCGTGGAGGCCGCGAAGCAACTGGGGATGTCCACCAGCACGGTCAGCCGCCGTATCGCCCTCCTGGAGGAGACGCTGGGGACGCGGCTCCTCCAACGCACCTCGCGGCACGTGGGCTTGACGCTGGAAGGCACCCGGCTGCTGGAGCGAGCAGGGCCGCTCTGGGACCAGCTCGGCGCGGTGCTCGACCAGTCCGTGGACCGGGAGGAGGCGCCCGCCGGGAGGCTGCGGGTGACGGCGCCCGTGACCTCGGGAGCCCAGCGCATCGCCCCCTTGCTGTTCTCCTTCGCGGCCCAGCATCCGCGCGTGGCCTTGGAGCTGACGCTCACCAACGCCGTGGTGGACCTGGTGGAAGAGGGGTTCGACCTCGCCTTCCGGGTGGGTCCCATCCGGGACGCGGAGCTGGTGGCGCGGCGACTGTGGAGCATCGAGTCCGTGTTCGCGGCCTCCCCGCGCTTCGTGCGGGACACCTTGAAGGGACAGACGCAGCTGACCCGGGAGGCGCTCGCCAAGGTGCCGGCGGTGATGGCGATGCCTCGAGGGGTGTGGCGCCTGCGCCGCCGTGACGGCGGCGTGGAGGAGGTCCGACCGATGGAGGTTCGCGTCGCGGTGAACGACACCCAGGTGGCGGTGGCGGCTGCCCTGGCGGGCCTGGGCGTGGTCAGCGCGGCCCGGGAGCTGGTCGACCCGCATGGCAAGAAGCTGGTGCCGCTCA
Encoded here:
- a CDS encoding SDR family oxidoreductase gives rise to the protein MKVFVTGATGWVGSRVVQELLTAGHQVLGLARSEDKAAGLARTGARVLLATLDDLGALADAARQSDAVIHLAFNHDFSRFADNARQDQRAIEVLGEALTGTDKPLLVTSGVARLTPGRVPTEADMPVDHPDYPRRSESAAMLLAERGVRAATVRLPPSVHGVGDHGFVPFLIQLAREKGVSAYLGEGTNRWSAVHVSDAGRLYRLALEHGVSERTYHAIAEEGVALRDIARVIGRRLGVPVEPRGREHFGWLANFSLADMPASSERTRSVLGWHPSGPALLADIEHPDY
- a CDS encoding Ig-like domain-containing protein encodes the protein MSRNWDRTPGFLPGLRSSILLLSVALAACGGKEDEKPPPPPTANRAPSAQDDLLTTDEDTALVIPGASLVSNDADADGDALTVTAVGKATHGGVTLVGGTVTFTPETDFFGTATFEYTVGDGRLTDTAVATVTVNAVNDAPVAVGDSASTDEDVAVVIPTATLLANDTDVDGDVLLVSGVGAATHGTVTLAGGNVTFTPEANFFGAASFEYTVSDGLLTHTATVAVTVNSVEDAPVAVADTVYARRNTPRYIKQDELTANDHMGDGFLFRLAGVGSAVHCTVEIDGGEIDFTPEADFTGSATFQYTVRNGAGTTSATVTIIVGEAPQAVDDTVSTDEDTVLVIPVATLVANDIDVDTDDLLVEGAFSDTHGSVTLDGQNVTFTPEANFFGTATFQYRVTDRASFSTATVRVTVNPVNDAPVAVADSVLASVDVAQRIPAATLLFNDGDVEGDALALTGVSNARNGTVELVGDAVRFTPASGFVGAARFDYQVADTHGATGTGSVDVRVRGYAVRSIFAGAGTTCAVFTDGRLKCWGKNGMGQLGLEHADDRGDGRASNLMSNLPFVRVGTDVRVAMMGLGDGFSCALLEGGAVKCWGDSEQGQLGLGDTQRRGDGPGEMGDALPRVDLGTGRTAKTLVSGLKHLCAILDDGAVKCWGDNWDGRLGLGDTQPRGDGPGEMGNALPAVNLGTGRTAKALAAGGRHTCALLDDDSVKCWGENAWGQLGLGDKVVRGDGPGEMGDALPRVNLGTGRTAKAIAAREHSTCALLDDGSIKCWGGNPYGALGLGDKVHRGDDAGEMGDGLPRVDLGTGRTAKTLTVGSIYACALLDDGSVKCWGGGYAGQLGLGDWNNRGGEPGEMGDALPRVNLGAGRAVTSLAAGAHHTCATFDEGSVKCWGANHSGQLGLNHSDHRGDNPGEMGEALPPIEL
- a CDS encoding cytochrome-c peroxidase; this translates as MLCLSALLVGCTLTPAPSETLSSLPLVVPAPADNPTRPEVVELGRALFWDPLLSGNRDVACASCHHPDFGYSDGLAVSVGVGGRGVGRARADGPGARVGRNSLSVLFTAFNGLTTEGSVLPEDAPMFWDHRTASLEAQVLGPLKNALEMRGPAFAEDEILEELVRRLSGIPEYVDMFDAAFGPRGISETTLARAIAAFERTLVPTPTSFDRYLAGDDNAMTPSQIRGMHGFVAQGCSRCHSGPMLSDFKLHRLPVAPGASQAPDLGDGAGQFRTPTLRMVTLTAPYMHNGSVKTLDESIDFYHNLEVTDPLLEGDVEPPLGGGDDLRAFFEALSDGAFDRTVPERVPSGLRPGGG
- a CDS encoding DUF3592 domain-containing protein, with the translated sequence MTWLGTGVFGVAGALLLVLSASLARSAHDFDTHAVDVAGVISGHQKQECTRTDNKNRSRTYTCYQYRVRYETDGVAHESPVEMDRTDVEDRLGESVKLRVDPRTQKVHFAGTGPWVGPIATGVFGLLCLGAAVLIRVVFKNG
- a CDS encoding DJ-1/PfpI family protein, giving the protein MPLSPFASTLLAVWLSAAPNDDVAAIRAAVADYTEGVMSGDLARLQRTFHPDSKLLSVGPDGALATWPGNDYVQTAVKSPFTGRENAVLQVDVVGSAAVAKVSVRTAKWDFTDYISLLKLEGRWRIVTKVYHREPRAEAPSPTSPPAPQPVPSGPLAGRTVALLVTHGFNLPEMVETRRALEEAGARVELVAPKPGTVRADTAGGQVSEFRVDRALTEARPDAYHALYLPGGTHSADSLRLATGATEFVQGFLRAKKPVAAICHGLWLLADAGGVKGRRVTSFPSLRRDLQNAGATWVDEEVVVDGQLVTSRRPADLPAFNQQVVARFARPAAP
- a CDS encoding SDR family oxidoreductase; protein product: MTLEQQHVVVVGGSSGIGLGVARAALAQGASVTLASRSSEKLARAADLLGSPEQVRTCPVDATSEDSVRQLFGALGPVNHVVVTAVEARYLGIREMDFAAARRIFDSKLMAAFHVASHARIQPGGSLVFTTGIASLRPKPNGSVIAAVNGAIEAAVRAWALELAPVRVNALSPGWIDTPVWDAIVGESKGQVFEQHARRLPVGRIGTTLDVGHAALFLMGNGFTTGEVLRVDGGHPLV
- a CDS encoding LysR family transcriptional regulator — translated: MNATRVDENLGLFVAVARHLSFVEAAKQLGMSTSTVSRRIALLEETLGTRLLQRTSRHVGLTLEGTRLLERAGPLWDQLGAVLDQSVDREEAPAGRLRVTAPVTSGAQRIAPLLFSFAAQHPRVALELTLTNAVVDLVEEGFDLAFRVGPIRDAELVARRLWSIESVFAASPRFVRDTLKGQTQLTREALAKVPAVMAMPRGVWRLRRRDGGVEEVRPMEVRVAVNDTQVAVAAALAGLGVVSAARELVDPHGKKLVPLTVKGRTPEPRELFAVYPSRRQLSTRARRALDWVMEHGAPQSPRRPRSSPIHDHRDLALP